ATGGCAAAAGAATCTTTTGACAGAAGTAAGCCCCACGTAAACATTGGTACGATCGGGCACGTTGACCACGGTAAGACAACTCTTACAGCGGCAATTTCAATCACATTAGCTAACGCACTTGGTGGTGCCGTAAGAAAATTCGACGAAATCGATTCAGCACCAGAAGAAAAAGCTAGAGGTATTACAATCAATACTTCACACATTGAATACGAAACAGCTAACAGACACTACGCACACGTAGACTGTCCAGGTCACGCTGACTATGTAAAGAACATGATTACAGGTGCAGCACAAATGGACGGAGCGATCCTAGTATGTTCAGCGGCTGATGGGCCAATGCCACAAACTAGAGAGCACATCCTTCTTGCACGTCAGGTAGGTGTACCAGCGATCGTAGTATTCTTAAATAAAGTAGACCAAGTAGATGATGAAGAACTACTTGAGCTAGTAGAGATGGAAGTAAGAGAACTTCTATCTTCATACGACTTCCCAGGTGACGATATTCCTATCGTAGCTGGTTCTGCACTTGCAGCTCTTGAAATGAGAGACGATGCAATTGGTAAAGATAAAGTTCTAGAGCTTATGGCACAAGTTGATGAGTACATCCCAACTCCAGCTAGAGCAACAGACCTTGACTTCCTAATGCCAGTAGAAGACGTATTCTCAATTTCAGGACGTGGTACAGTTTGTACAGGACGTGTTGAAAGAGGGATTATCAAAGTTAACGAAGAAATCGAAATCGTTGGTATTAAAGAAACAACTAAAACAACTGTAACTGGTGTTGAGATGTTCAGAAAGCTTCTTGACGAAGGTAGAGCAGGTGATAACGTTGGTCTTCTTCTACGTGGTGTTAAGCGTGAAGAAGTAGAGCGTGGTCAGTGTCTAATCAAGCCAGGTTCAGTAAAGCCACACGCGAAATTTAACTGTGAAGTATATATCCTTTCAAAAGATGAAGGTGGACGTCACACTCCAATCTTCAAAGGTTATAGACCACAGTTCTACTTCAGAACAACAGACGTAACAGGTGATATTACACTTGCAGACGGTGTTGAAATGGTTATGCCAGGTGACAACACTTCTTTCGCAGTAGAGCTAATTACTCCAATCGCGATGGAAAAAGGTCTTAAGTTCGCAATCCGTGAGGGTGGTAGAACAATCGGTGCTGGTACAGTATCTGAAATTCT
This portion of the Halobacteriovorax sp. DA5 genome encodes:
- the tuf gene encoding elongation factor Tu, with product MAKESFDRSKPHVNIGTIGHVDHGKTTLTAAISITLANALGGAVRKFDEIDSAPEEKARGITINTSHIEYETANRHYAHVDCPGHADYVKNMITGAAQMDGAILVCSAADGPMPQTREHILLARQVGVPAIVVFLNKVDQVDDEELLELVEMEVRELLSSYDFPGDDIPIVAGSALAALEMRDDAIGKDKVLELMAQVDEYIPTPARATDLDFLMPVEDVFSISGRGTVCTGRVERGIIKVNEEIEIVGIKETTKTTVTGVEMFRKLLDEGRAGDNVGLLLRGVKREEVERGQCLIKPGSVKPHAKFNCEVYILSKDEGGRHTPIFKGYRPQFYFRTTDVTGDITLADGVEMVMPGDNTSFAVELITPIAMEKGLKFAIREGGRTIGAGTVSEIL